In Uranotaenia lowii strain MFRU-FL chromosome 2, ASM2978415v1, whole genome shotgun sequence, one genomic interval encodes:
- the LOC129748133 gene encoding UNC93-like protein: MAHGTVEAESNGSAATAEAGQQQEFGPREGYRIIKNIAILGFAFMIHFTAFHGTSNLQSSVHRDGSLGALTLASIYGSLILSNIFLPVMVIRWLGCKWTIVVSFIAYMPYIAAQFYPRFYTLIPAGLAVGFGGGPLWCAKCTYLSVIAEAFSVIKKRKVKADYLIVKFFALFFVFYQLAQVLGNLISFSVLSTGDDPSSSNVTVRLVNVSETCGANYAAPVDRLAQPVNETNTNFHQPDPARLNMLTGIFLGCMALASISVAVGVDSLQRYSFGRTGSGSGISGIRMLIITAKHLTNKYQLLLLPITMFIGLEQAFIAVDFTASFVACGIGISKIGYAMISFGLANAVAAAVTPYITKTIGRFPMILGTAVFHVVLIVFMLTWKPTDQDYAYPIIAACWGLADGVWLIQINALSGILFPGNEEAAFSNFRLWEATGSVIMYATSPFLSTFTKLVCIVCIMLIGTVGYTSIEVMEYRLKKSAAGKRFEMIEPQDKEI, encoded by the exons ATGGCCCACGGAACGGTCGAAGCCGAGAGCAATGGATCAGCCGCAACGGCCGAGGCTGGCCAACAGCAGGAATTTGGACCACGGGAAGGCTATCGGATTATCAAAAATATTGCCATTCTGGGATTTGCCTTCATGATTCACTTCACCGCCTTCCATGGGACTTCGAATCTGCAGAGTTCGGTCCATCGCGATGGATCACTGGGTGCGCTAACCTTGGCCTCGATCTATGGCTCGCTAATCCTGTCCAACATTTTCCTACCGGTGATGGTGATCAG GTGGCTCGGCTGCAAGTGGACGATCGTGGTGTCCTTCATAGCCTATATGCCGTACATAGCGGCCCAGTTCTATCCGCGGTTCTACACCCTGATCCCGGCCGGATTGGCCGTTGGGTTTGGCGGGGGGCCACTGTGGTGCGCCAAGTGTACCTATCTTTCGGTGATTGCGGAGGCGTTCAGCGTCATCAAGAAACGAAAAGTGAAAGCGGATTATCTGATCGTCAAGTTCTTTGCCCTGTTCTTCGTGTTTTACCAGCTGGCTCAGGTGCTCGGGAATTTGATTTCCTTCTCGG TGCTCTCCACGGGTGATGATCCTAGCTCATCGAACGTCACCGTAAGGTTGGTAAACGTTTCCGAAACCTGCGGTGCAAATTATGCAGCTCCTGTCGATCGTCTGGCACAGCCGGTAAATGAAACAAACACCAACTTCCATCAACCAGATCCTGCCAGGTTGAACATGTTGACTGGAATATTTCTGGGTTGTATGGCCCTTGCAAGCATCTCGGTGGCAGTAGGAGTAGACTCCCTGCAACGGTACAGCTTCGGCCGAACAGGTTCCGGATCAGGAATTTCCGGCATTCGTATGTTGATCATCACCGCTAAGCATCTGACCAACAAGTACCAGCTACTGTTGCTGCCCATTACCATGTTTATAGGACTCGAACAGGCCTTCATAGCTGTCGACTTTACTGCG TCATTTGTGGCATGCGGTATCGGGATAAGCAAAATCGGTTATGCAATGATCAGCTTCGGATTGGCGAATGCTGTGGCTGCTGCAGTGACACCCTACATCACCAAGACGATCGGGCGGTTTCCGATGATCTTGGGAACGGCCGTGTTCCATGTGGTGCTCATTGTGTTCATGCTGACCTGGAAACCGACCGATCAGGACTACGCCTATCCGATCATTGCAGCCTGTTGGGGATTGGCCGATGGCGTCTGGCTGATTCAGATAAACG CCCTCAGCGGCATTCTGTTCCCGGGCAACGAAGAGGCTGCGTTCAGCAATTTCCGCCTCTGGGAGGCAACCGGTTCGGTGATAATGTACGCAACCAGTCCGTTCCTGTCGACCTTCACCAAGTTGGTTTGCATCGTTTGCATCATGCTGATCGGGACCGTTGG CTACACGAGCATCGAGGTGATGGAGTATCGACTGAAGAAAAGCGCTGCCGGAAAGCGATTTGAAATGATCGAACCTCAGGACAAGGAAATTTAA